In Erigeron canadensis isolate Cc75 chromosome 1, C_canadensis_v1, whole genome shotgun sequence, a single window of DNA contains:
- the LOC122585616 gene encoding putative U-box domain-containing protein 42 yields the protein MKKENTMSSSSSSDWFSSVNKMSDTTDVKSLLLVISEIMKLSTVTENDNFITIGCYFYRVFSVIVELESSENKPKNAAEILLALSECIYIAKHLLSNCNKNLEVERITNQLERVVKHMGEVLNSMRSSSGRYFHYAVQSIVQDINGFCFETSGIHYDHKENDLYTINDFESSTDDESETPLVMSFPDLGSYTEPLYETFFCPLTNKIMEDPVTIETGVTYERVAITNWFKKFSNPADIICPKTGMKITNQVFNRNIALLETIKHWEERNEQASIKAAVSALSLTSNKPMIREALHNLQNLCRKRQYNVVEIRTIGVIPLLGEILKHQDKDLIFETLELLRQLTENDDENEGKEMIVRKVDLYEIIRILSSKDECIWRSALLLLVELSKSKVFCDQIGSVSGGVLMLVTLKYKQSNNEFLVEKVDYILKNLERSPDNIKIMAENGYWQPLLHHFLEGNEDMKMEMADYIGEIFLGNDHEIKNYVAETASPALLQMVFHGNSLARNVAFTALKQISSHHENGKILVKTGAIGKMLNEVFKRTIYDEPMNSKAEAAGILANILESGSVELNDLQVDHKMSLDYIIYNIVKRVGNSMPDEMNINFVRILLCLMKFLKTSTIIVSVVKENDACANIIELLNNPNEELQVVSIMFSIALSPFLGQILADKLCKTRGQPQALLKELPEMTPPTEKQAVSVNFLAKLPHENISLNLALYHTVPLILKKIDQIQRSGMRMSKYGIVYLEGLVGILVRFTATLYENHFLILAKNFTFTNVFTELLMNTFSDEIQKLSAKGLENLSLKTVILSKPAPIKKIKKLRVRKFLYLLKCFSFDSRDLEVIPLCQLHKGVCSSQETFCLLEAKAVKKLLTCFEHKNIEVVEAALSAICTLLDERVDLGTSVSILIQEKAIQHVLNVVKEHKDESLRRKTFWMLDKLLKEGDDNSNSEISQDRFLRATLINVLHYGNGDTRLMAEKILRHLNNMPKFE from the exons ATGAAGAAAGAAAACACTATGTCGAGTAGTAGCAGCTCTGATTGGTTTTCTTCG gtCAACAAGATGTCAGATACCACTGATGTGAAGTCCTTGCTACTGGTTATTTCAGAGATCATGAAACTATCAACTGTGACAGAAAACGATAACTTCATCACAATAGGATGCTATTTTTACCGTGTTTTTTCAGTCATCGTGGAATTGGAATCGTCggaaaataaaccaaaaaatgCAGCAGAGATTTTACTGGCACTCTCAGAATGCATATACATAGCAAAACACCTACTGTCAAACTGCAACAAAAATTTAGAAGTCGAACGCATCACAAATCAGCTTGAAAGGGTAGTCAAACACATGGGTGAAGTACTAAACTCGATGAGATCATCATCAGGGCGCTATTTCCATTATGCCGTTCAGTCCATAGTACAAGACATCAATGGGTTTTGTTTTGAAACCAGTGGCATTCATTATGATCATAAGGAGAACGATCTTTACACGATTAATGATTTTGAAAGCTCCACAGATGATGAATCAGAAACACCCCTTGTGATGAGTTTTCCAGATTTGGGTTCATATACAGAACCATTATATGAAACCTTCTTTTGTCCATTGACAAATAAGATTATGGAGGATCCGGTCACAATAGAAACAGGTGTCACATACGAAAGGGTTGCAATAACAAACTGGTTCAAGAAGTTTAGCAATCCTGCTGATATCATTTGCCCGAAGACAGGCATGAAGATAACAAATCAAGTTTTCAACAGAAATATCGCTCTGTTGGAAACGATCAAGCATTGGGAGGAAAGAAATGAACAAGCAAGTATAAAGGCTGCAGTATCAGCTCTGTCTTTAACCAGTAATAAGCCCATGATTCGTGAGGCACTGCAcaatttgcaaaatttatgCAGAAAAAGGCAGTATAATGTGGTGGAGATACGTACAATCGGTGTCATACCACTTCTTGGAGAAATATTGAAGCATCAAGATAaagatttgatttttgaaaCTCTTGAATTACTAAGACAGTTGACTGAGAATGATGATGAAAACGAAGGAAAG GAAATGATTGTCAGGAAAGTGGACTTATATGAAATTATACGAATTTTATCGAGTAAAGATGAATGCATTTGGCGTTCGGCTTTGCTTCTTCTAGTTGAGCTTTCAAAAAGTAAGGTTTTTTGTGATCAAATTGGTTCTGTTAGTGGTGGAGTTCTGATGCTGGTTACTCTAAAGTACAAACAATCGAATAATGAATTTTTGGTAGAAAAAGTCGATTATATCTTGAAAAACTTAGAGAGATCGCCAGATAACATCAAGATCATGGCAGAAAATGGATATTGGCAGCCTCTATTGCATCACTTTCTTGAAG GTAATGAAGATATGAAGATGGAGATGGCAGATTACATTGGAGAAATTTTTCTTGGAAATGATCATGAGATTAAAAACTATGTCGCAGAGACGGCTTCACCTGCCTTGCTTCAAATGGTGTTTCATGGAAACTCTCTGGCAAGAAATGTCGCATTTACAGCATTGAAGCAAATCTCATCTCACCACGAAAATGGAAAGATTCTTGTGAAAACGGGGGCCATTGGTAAAATGCTCAATGAAGTGTTCAAACGAACGATCTACGATGAACCAATGAATTCAAAGGCAGAAGCTGCAGGTATACTTGCAAACATACTTGAATCAGGATCTGTTGAGTTAAATGACCTCCAAGTTGATCACAAGATGTCCTTGGATTACATTATATACAACATTGTCAAAAGGGTTGGGAATTCAATGCCAGATGAGATGAACATAAACTTTGTGAGAATCCTTTTATGCCTCATGAAATTCCTGAAAACATCTACGATTATCGTATCGGTGGTAAAAGAGAATGATGCCTGTGCAAACATTATCGAGCTTTTGAACAACCCAAATGAGGAACTACAGGTGGTTTCGATCATGTTTTCTATAGCTCTTTCACCGTTTCTTGGCCAAATATTGGCAGATAAACTATGCAAAACTAGAGGCCAACCTCAAGCATTGCTAAAAGAGCTTCCGGAAATGACACCACCAACTGAAAAACAAGCAGTTTCTGTCAATTTCCTGGCCAAACTTCCCCATGAAAATATTTCACTTAATTTAGCTCTATATCATACAGTTCCTTTAATTCTGAAAAAGATCGATCAAATTCAGAGGTCTGGCATGAGAATGAGCAAATATGGAATTGTTTATCTGGAAGGACTTGTGGGTATTCTTGTTCGGTTCACTGCAACACTCTACGAAAACCACTTTTTGATTCTAGCAAAGAACTTCACTTTCACAAATGTGTTCACCGAATTGCTTATGAACACATTTAGCGACGAAATTCAGAAGCTCTCGGCAAAAGGGTTAGAAAATTTGTCATTAAAAACAGTTATTTTATCCAAACCCGcaccaattaaaaaaataaagaaactcAGGGTCAGAAAGTTCTTATATTTGCTAAAGTGTTTCTCATTTGATTCAAGAGATCTTGAAGTCATACCACTATGCCAACTTCATAAAGGAGTATGCTCTTCTCAAGAGACCTTTTGTTTGCTTGAAGCAAAAGCAGTCAAAAAGCTGTTGACTTGCTTTGAACATAAGAATATTGAAGTGGTGGAGGCTGCATTATCGGCAATATGCACGTTGTTAGATGAAAGAGTCGATTTGGGCACAAGTGTGAGTATTTTGATCCAAGAAAAGGCCATACAGCATGTTC